The Rhodopseudomonas palustris genome window below encodes:
- a CDS encoding energy transducer TonB produces the protein MSDSYFDRNGSYRLWLMAAVGAVALHVGGAALALVSMPEDADDDALGAPAIEVGVEMMSPKIEASDLPPGPDTEASMASPALNEQKAEVKDSDLPKDTPQETEEPDRVVTTETPKKVDEEQKEKAQQQQQASTESVAAEATAMPSNESAKEGPRSVAPAQGVGKAAARIRATWQKELVAYLDKHKRYPKDAAQKNVRIVVGFELDRVGHVLSMRIVEGSGDAAFDQAALDMIKRSDPVPAPPPLVADEGLTFSLPVIFRTKGKG, from the coding sequence ATGTCCGACAGTTATTTCGATCGCAATGGTTCGTACCGGCTGTGGCTGATGGCCGCCGTCGGCGCTGTGGCGTTGCACGTCGGCGGCGCCGCGCTGGCGCTGGTCAGCATGCCGGAGGATGCCGACGACGACGCGCTCGGCGCGCCGGCGATCGAGGTCGGCGTCGAGATGATGTCGCCGAAGATCGAGGCCTCCGATCTGCCGCCGGGCCCGGACACCGAGGCCTCGATGGCTTCGCCGGCGCTCAACGAGCAGAAGGCCGAGGTCAAGGACTCCGACCTGCCGAAGGACACGCCGCAGGAGACCGAGGAGCCGGACCGCGTCGTCACCACCGAGACGCCGAAGAAGGTCGACGAGGAGCAGAAGGAAAAGGCGCAGCAACAGCAGCAGGCCTCGACCGAGTCGGTCGCCGCTGAAGCCACCGCGATGCCGAGCAACGAGTCCGCCAAGGAAGGTCCGCGCTCGGTCGCGCCGGCGCAGGGCGTCGGCAAGGCCGCCGCCCGCATCCGCGCCACCTGGCAGAAGGAGCTGGTGGCGTATCTCGACAAGCACAAGCGCTACCCGAAGGATGCGGCGCAGAAGAACGTGCGGATCGTCGTCGGCTTCGAACTCGACCGCGTCGGCCATGTGCTGTCGATGCGGATCGTCGAAGGCTCCGGCGACGCCGCGTTCGATCAGGCCGCGCTCGACATGATCAAGCGCTCCGACCCCGTCCCCGCACCCCCGCCGCTGGTCGCCGACGAAGGCCTGACCTTCAGCCTGCCGGTGATCTTCCGGACCAAGGGGAAGGGTTAG
- a CDS encoding ABC transporter substrate-binding protein: MTDFTLDRRTLLKGGAITLATAATMSADQLLGYAKAWAQASPWKPEPGAKINLLRWKRFVEAEDVAFMKIVDAFQKANNVTINVSNESYDDIQPKASVAANTGQGLDMVWGLYSLPFLFPNKCTDVSDVADYLAKKCGGWSDSGKAYGMFNGKWIGIPVAATGGLVNYRISAAEKAGHKEFPKDLAGFSDLVKGMNKNGTPAGMALGHASGDANGWLHWALWAHGGALIDKDSKVVVNSPETAKALEYVKGLYENFIPGTASWNDASNNKAFLAGQLYLTTNGISIYVTAKKDNKEMAEDINHAHLPAGLNGKTRELHLGFPILIYNFTKFPQTCKAFTAFMMEPEQFNPWVEAAQGYLSPFLLDYEKNPMWTADPKNTPYRDVARTASTPAGDAQMGENAAAAIADFVVVDMFANYCTGREDVKTAMSSAERAAKRIFRA; this comes from the coding sequence ATGACGGACTTTACCCTCGATCGCCGCACGTTGTTGAAGGGTGGCGCGATCACGTTGGCCACGGCAGCGACGATGTCCGCCGACCAGTTGCTCGGCTACGCCAAGGCCTGGGCGCAGGCCTCGCCGTGGAAGCCCGAGCCCGGTGCCAAGATCAATCTGCTGCGCTGGAAGCGGTTCGTTGAAGCCGAAGACGTCGCCTTCATGAAGATCGTCGACGCGTTCCAGAAGGCCAACAACGTAACCATCAACGTCTCCAACGAGTCCTACGACGACATCCAGCCCAAGGCTTCGGTCGCGGCCAATACCGGGCAGGGGCTCGACATGGTGTGGGGTCTGTACTCGCTGCCGTTCCTGTTCCCGAACAAGTGCACCGACGTGTCGGACGTCGCCGATTATCTTGCCAAGAAGTGCGGCGGCTGGAGCGACTCCGGCAAGGCCTACGGCATGTTCAACGGCAAGTGGATCGGCATCCCGGTGGCGGCGACCGGCGGCCTCGTCAACTACCGGATCAGCGCGGCCGAGAAGGCCGGCCACAAGGAGTTTCCGAAGGATCTCGCCGGCTTCTCCGATCTGGTGAAGGGCATGAATAAGAACGGCACGCCGGCCGGCATGGCGCTCGGCCACGCGTCGGGCGATGCCAATGGCTGGCTGCACTGGGCGCTGTGGGCGCACGGCGGCGCGCTGATCGACAAGGACAGCAAGGTCGTCGTCAATTCGCCCGAGACCGCCAAGGCGCTCGAATACGTCAAGGGGTTGTACGAGAACTTCATCCCCGGCACCGCGTCGTGGAACGATGCCTCCAACAACAAGGCGTTTCTTGCCGGCCAGCTCTATCTCACCACCAACGGCATCTCGATCTACGTCACGGCGAAGAAAGACAACAAGGAGATGGCGGAGGACATCAACCACGCGCATCTGCCCGCCGGCCTCAACGGCAAGACCCGCGAGCTGCATCTCGGCTTCCCGATCCTGATCTACAACTTCACCAAGTTCCCGCAGACCTGCAAGGCGTTCACCGCCTTCATGATGGAGCCGGAGCAGTTCAACCCGTGGGTCGAGGCGGCGCAGGGCTATCTGTCGCCGTTCCTGCTCGACTACGAGAAGAACCCGATGTGGACCGCGGACCCGAAGAATACGCCGTATCGCGACGTCGCCCGCACCGCCTCGACGCCGGCCGGCGACGCCCAGATGGGCGAGAACGCCGCGGCGGCGATCGCCGACTTCGTCGTCGTCGACATGTTCGCCAACTACTGCACCGGCCGCGAAGACGTGAAGACCGCCATGAGCAGCGCCGAACGCGCCGCGAAGCGGATCTTCAGGGCGTAA
- a CDS encoding ABC transporter ATP-binding protein, translated as MASVQIHDVRKSFGGFEVLHGVTVPIEDGEFVVLVGPSGCGKSTLLRMLAGLEKITAGTISIGERVVNDVQPKERDIAMVFQNYALYPHMTVAQNMGFSLKLRGADQKTIDSKVRRAADILDLGKLLDRYPRQLSGGQRQRVAMGRAIVRDPQVFLFDEPLSNLDAKLRVAMRTEIKELHQRLKTTTVYVTHDQIEAMTMADKIVVMQDGVVEQIGAPLDLYDRPDNKFVAGFIGSPAMNFLDGTLKVNSGQPYVETVSGAKLPVTAAPANGNGRPVSYGIRPEHLDFADSGIAAEVAVVEPTGSETQIVARVGDQEVIAVFRERHPVAPGDLIHLQPRADVAHLFDKESGRRI; from the coding sequence ATGGCGTCGGTGCAGATTCACGACGTGCGTAAGTCTTTCGGCGGCTTCGAAGTATTGCACGGCGTGACTGTTCCCATCGAAGATGGTGAGTTCGTCGTTCTGGTCGGCCCGTCCGGCTGCGGCAAATCCACTTTGCTGCGGATGCTCGCAGGGCTGGAAAAAATCACCGCAGGAACGATCTCGATCGGCGAGCGCGTCGTCAACGACGTGCAGCCGAAGGAGCGGGACATCGCCATGGTGTTCCAGAACTACGCGCTGTACCCGCACATGACGGTGGCCCAGAACATGGGCTTTTCGCTGAAGCTGCGCGGCGCCGATCAGAAGACCATCGACAGTAAAGTGCGGCGTGCTGCCGACATCCTCGATCTCGGCAAATTGCTCGACCGCTATCCGCGCCAGCTCTCCGGCGGCCAGCGCCAGCGCGTCGCGATGGGCCGGGCCATCGTGCGCGATCCGCAGGTGTTCCTGTTTGACGAGCCGCTGTCCAACCTTGACGCCAAGCTGCGGGTGGCGATGCGCACCGAGATCAAGGAACTGCACCAGCGGCTGAAGACCACCACGGTTTACGTCACCCACGACCAGATCGAGGCGATGACGATGGCCGACAAAATCGTGGTGATGCAGGACGGCGTGGTCGAGCAGATCGGCGCGCCGCTGGATCTGTACGACCGGCCTGACAACAAATTCGTGGCCGGCTTCATCGGTTCGCCGGCGATGAACTTCCTCGACGGCACGCTGAAGGTGAACAGCGGCCAGCCCTATGTCGAGACCGTCAGCGGCGCCAAGCTGCCGGTGACGGCGGCGCCGGCGAATGGCAACGGCCGCCCCGTCTCTTACGGCATTCGTCCCGAGCATCTCGACTTCGCCGACAGCGGCATTGCGGCCGAGGTCGCGGTGGTCGAGCCGACCGGCTCGGAAACCCAGATCGTGGCGCGGGTCGGCGATCAGGAAGTGATCGCGGTGTTCCGCGAACGGCATCCGGTCGCGCCCGGCGATCTGATCCATCTGCAGCCGCGCGCCGACGTCGCGCATCTGTTCGACAAGGAGAGCGGCCGGCGGATCTAG
- the exbB gene encoding tonB-system energizer ExbB, translating to MNKLSFRSIGVALIALSLSAPLAPSVAQQPAPPPAATAPSQPAAPAPVATAPAPAASQALPEAGHQPGSVTPGLSELSPWTMFLNADIIVKIVMIGLAISSVITWTIFIAKKVELGRARFRLRRSLKQIGESRSLAEAQMALGDKHSVLSMLLAAALREAKLSAGLSSDEGIKERAASSFSEYVRAEGRHMRRGMGFLATIGATAPFIGLFGTVWGIMNSFIGISKSQTTNLAVVAPGIAEALLATAIGLVAAIPAVIIYNHFSREIKVYLELVARASGAAGRLLSRDLDRSHGSAHRARAAE from the coding sequence ATGAACAAGTTGAGCTTCCGATCGATCGGCGTTGCCCTGATCGCACTGTCGCTGTCCGCGCCGCTCGCACCGTCCGTCGCACAACAGCCGGCGCCGCCTCCCGCCGCCACCGCACCGTCGCAACCCGCGGCTCCCGCGCCAGTCGCCACTGCTCCCGCGCCGGCCGCATCGCAGGCGCTGCCGGAGGCTGGGCATCAGCCCGGTAGCGTCACGCCCGGCCTGTCCGAGCTGTCGCCGTGGACGATGTTCCTCAACGCCGACATCATCGTCAAAATCGTCATGATCGGTCTGGCGATCTCCTCGGTGATCACCTGGACGATCTTCATCGCCAAGAAGGTCGAGCTCGGCCGCGCCCGTTTCCGGCTGCGCCGCTCGCTGAAGCAGATCGGTGAGTCCCGTTCGCTGGCCGAGGCGCAGATGGCGCTCGGCGACAAGCACAGCGTGCTGTCGATGCTGCTCGCCGCAGCGCTGCGCGAAGCGAAGCTGTCGGCCGGTCTGTCGAGCGATGAAGGCATCAAGGAGCGCGCGGCGTCGTCGTTCAGCGAGTATGTGCGCGCCGAAGGCCGTCACATGCGCCGCGGCATGGGCTTTCTCGCCACCATCGGCGCCACTGCACCGTTCATCGGCCTGTTCGGCACGGTGTGGGGCATCATGAACAGCTTCATCGGCATTTCGAAGTCGCAGACCACCAACCTTGCGGTGGTCGCCCCCGGCATCGCCGAAGCGCTGCTCGCCACTGCGATCGGTCTGGTCGCCGCGATCCCGGCGGTGATCATCTACAATCACTTCTCGCGCGAGATCAAAGTCTATCTCGAACTGGTCGCCCGCGCCTCCGGCGCTGCCGGCCGGCTGCTGTCGCGCGATCTCGATCGCAGCCACGGCAGCGCGCATCGCGCCCGCGCGGCGGAGTGA
- a CDS encoding SDR family oxidoreductase codes for MTDRLKGKRAFVTAAAAGIGRASAIAFACEGAEVFATDIDDAGLAPLTEHGIARTAKLDVRDTAAVEAIAREAGTVDILLNAAGFVHHGTVLDCSDTDWDFSFDLNVKSMHRTIRAFLPAMLEAGRGSIVNISSAAGVFKAAPNRYVYGATKAAVAALTRAVAVDFITRGIRCNAICPGTIETPSMLGRAAALGPQGREMFVSRQPMGRLGNAEEIAALAVYLASDESAFTTGVAHIIDGGWTL; via the coding sequence ATGACCGACCGCCTGAAAGGCAAACGCGCGTTCGTCACCGCGGCGGCGGCGGGGATCGGGCGGGCATCGGCGATCGCGTTTGCATGCGAGGGCGCCGAGGTGTTCGCGACCGATATCGATGACGCCGGGCTGGCGCCGCTCACCGAGCACGGCATCGCGCGCACCGCGAAGCTCGATGTCCGCGACACCGCGGCGGTCGAAGCGATTGCCCGAGAGGCCGGCACCGTCGACATCCTGCTCAACGCCGCCGGCTTCGTACATCACGGCACGGTGCTCGACTGCTCGGATACGGATTGGGACTTCTCGTTCGACCTCAACGTCAAGTCGATGCATCGCACTATCCGCGCGTTTCTGCCCGCGATGCTGGAAGCGGGCCGCGGCTCGATCGTCAATATTTCGTCGGCCGCCGGCGTGTTCAAGGCGGCACCGAACCGCTACGTCTATGGCGCGACCAAAGCCGCGGTGGCGGCGCTGACGCGCGCGGTCGCGGTCGATTTCATCACCCGCGGCATCCGCTGCAATGCGATCTGCCCAGGCACGATCGAAACCCCGTCGATGCTCGGCCGCGCCGCCGCGCTCGGGCCGCAGGGCCGCGAGATGTTCGTGTCGCGCCAGCCGATGGGCCGTCTCGGCAACGCCGAGGAAATCGCCGCGCTGGCGGTGTACCTCGCCTCCGACGAAAGCGCGTTCACCACCGGCGTCGCGCATATCATCGATGGCGGTTGGACGTTGTGA
- a CDS encoding Fe2+-dependent dioxygenase translates to MLVCIPEVLPKSEVAEFRRLMDAADWEDGRSTAGAQSAMVKRNEQLPPDSDLARALGRRIVSALTGNPKFVSAAVPLQIFPPLFNRYAASGGHHFGIHVDNAVRGDHLTGLRIRTDLSVTLFLAEPDEYDGGELVIEDTYGSHEVKLAAGDAVLYPSTSLHMVTPVTRGARVASFFWLQSMIRDAQARSMIYDLDNAIQALVERLGRDDPETVKLTGIYHNLIRYWAEV, encoded by the coding sequence ATGCTGGTCTGTATTCCCGAGGTTCTGCCGAAGTCCGAGGTCGCGGAATTCCGCCGCCTGATGGACGCCGCCGATTGGGAGGATGGCCGCTCCACCGCCGGCGCGCAGTCGGCGATGGTCAAGCGCAACGAGCAATTGCCGCCGGACAGCGATTTGGCGCGTGCGCTCGGGCGGCGGATCGTGTCGGCGCTCACCGGCAATCCGAAGTTCGTCTCCGCCGCGGTGCCGCTGCAGATCTTCCCGCCGCTGTTCAATCGCTACGCGGCGTCGGGCGGCCATCATTTCGGCATCCATGTCGACAATGCGGTGCGCGGTGATCATCTCACCGGTCTGCGTATTCGCACCGATCTGTCGGTCACGTTATTTTTGGCCGAGCCTGACGAGTACGACGGCGGCGAACTCGTGATCGAAGACACTTACGGTTCGCACGAGGTCAAACTGGCCGCGGGCGATGCCGTGCTGTATCCGTCCACCAGCCTGCACATGGTGACTCCGGTCACGCGCGGCGCACGGGTGGCGTCTTTTTTCTGGCTGCAGAGCATGATACGTGATGCGCAGGCGCGCAGCATGATCTACGATCTCGACAACGCCATTCAGGCCCTGGTCGAGCGGCTGGGACGCGATGACCCTGAAACGGTCAAATTGACCGGTATTTATCACAACCTCATCCGCTACTGGGCCGAAGTATGA
- a CDS encoding IlvD/Edd family dehydratase, with protein MTKHDAGSPRRKLRSSEWFNDPHNPGMTALYLERYLNYGLTRAELQSGKPIIGIAQTGNDLSPCNRHHLDLAQRVREGIRAAGGIAMEFPVHPIQETGKRPTAALDRNLAYLGLVEVLFGYPLDGVVLTTGCDKTTPACLMAAATVNIPAIVLSGGPMLNGWHNGERTGSGTVVWKSRERLAAGEIDYEQFMEIVASSAPSVGHCNTMGTASTMNSLAEALGMSLPGCAAIPAPYRERGQIAYETGVRAVEMVWEDLKPSDILTRKAFENAIVVNSAIGGSTNAPIHLNALARHVGVELSIDDWQSVGHAIPLLVNLQPAGLYLGEEYHRAGGVPTVVGELMRHGKIHQDALTVNGKTMGENCAGAPAPDGDVIHRYDTPLVHDAGFLVLRGNLFDSAIMKTSVISLEFRERYLSNPKDPNAFEGRAIVFEGPEDYHHRIDDPALDIDEHCILFVRGTGPIGYPGGAEVVNMQPPAALIKRGIHSLPCIGDGRQSGTSGSPSILNATPEAAANGGLALLKTGDRVRIDLNKGSADILISDEDLKQRRADLAAHGGFAYPKHQTPWQELYRSTVGQHATGACMEFATRYQNIAGAIGVARHNH; from the coding sequence ATGACGAAGCACGATGCCGGCAGCCCCCGGCGCAAACTCCGGTCCAGCGAATGGTTCAACGATCCGCATAATCCGGGAATGACCGCGCTCTATCTCGAGCGCTATTTGAACTACGGACTGACCCGCGCGGAACTGCAGTCCGGCAAGCCGATCATCGGCATCGCCCAGACCGGCAACGACCTGTCGCCCTGCAACCGGCATCATCTCGATCTGGCGCAGCGCGTCCGCGAAGGCATCCGGGCGGCCGGCGGCATCGCGATGGAGTTTCCCGTGCATCCGATCCAGGAGACCGGCAAGCGGCCGACCGCGGCGCTCGATCGCAATCTTGCGTATCTCGGCCTGGTCGAAGTGCTGTTCGGCTACCCGCTCGACGGCGTGGTGCTGACCACCGGCTGCGACAAGACTACGCCGGCCTGCCTGATGGCGGCCGCGACCGTGAACATCCCGGCGATCGTGCTGTCGGGCGGCCCGATGCTCAACGGCTGGCACAATGGCGAACGCACCGGCTCCGGCACGGTGGTGTGGAAGTCGCGGGAGCGGCTTGCCGCCGGCGAGATCGACTACGAACAGTTCATGGAGATCGTGGCCTCCTCGGCGCCGTCGGTTGGGCACTGCAACACCATGGGCACCGCCTCGACCATGAACTCGCTGGCCGAAGCGCTCGGCATGTCGCTGCCCGGCTGCGCCGCGATCCCGGCGCCGTATCGCGAGCGCGGCCAGATCGCCTACGAGACCGGCGTGCGCGCGGTCGAGATGGTGTGGGAGGATCTCAAGCCGTCCGATATCCTGACACGCAAGGCGTTCGAGAACGCCATCGTGGTCAATTCGGCGATCGGCGGCTCGACCAACGCGCCGATCCATCTCAATGCGCTGGCTCGCCATGTCGGCGTCGAACTGTCGATCGACGACTGGCAGAGCGTCGGCCACGCGATTCCGCTGCTGGTCAATCTGCAGCCCGCCGGTCTCTATCTCGGCGAGGAGTATCACCGCGCCGGCGGCGTGCCGACGGTGGTCGGCGAATTGATGCGCCACGGCAAGATCCACCAGGACGCGCTGACGGTGAACGGCAAGACCATGGGCGAGAACTGCGCCGGCGCGCCCGCCCCCGATGGCGACGTGATCCATCGCTACGACACGCCGCTGGTGCACGACGCCGGTTTCTTGGTGCTGCGCGGCAATCTGTTCGATTCCGCGATCATGAAGACCAGCGTGATCAGCCTCGAATTCCGCGAGCGCTATCTGTCCAATCCGAAGGACCCGAACGCGTTCGAGGGCCGCGCCATCGTGTTCGAAGGGCCGGAGGATTATCACCACCGCATCGACGATCCGGCGCTCGATATCGACGAGCACTGCATCCTGTTCGTGCGCGGCACCGGGCCGATCGGCTATCCGGGCGGCGCCGAAGTGGTCAACATGCAGCCGCCGGCGGCGCTGATCAAACGCGGCATCCATTCACTGCCGTGCATCGGCGACGGCCGCCAGTCCGGCACCTCGGGCTCACCCTCGATCCTCAATGCCACGCCGGAAGCCGCCGCCAATGGCGGCCTGGCGCTGCTGAAGACCGGCGATCGCGTCCGCATCGACCTCAACAAGGGCAGCGCCGACATCCTGATCTCGGACGAGGATCTGAAGCAGCGCCGCGCCGACCTCGCCGCCCATGGCGGCTTCGCCTATCCGAAGCACCAGACGCCGTGGCAGGAGCTGTATCGCTCGACCGTCGGCCAGCACGCCACCGGCGCCTGCATGGAGTTCGCCACCCGCTACCAGAACATCGCCGGCGCCATCGGCGTGGCGCGGCATAATCATTGA
- the exbD gene encoding TonB system transport protein ExbD: MAVSLGNSDDLDDDFDETHEINVTPFIDVMLVLLIIFMVAAPLSTVDLPVSLPTSSATPQKRPDKPTYVSIKSDLAVAIGENQVKRVDLVKTLDSMPDMTKDRFIFLRADRAVPYGELMEVLEMLRSGGYAKIKLVALEAVPGAKPDGN; the protein is encoded by the coding sequence ATGGCTGTTTCGCTCGGCAATTCCGACGATCTCGACGACGATTTCGACGAGACCCACGAGATCAACGTCACGCCGTTCATCGACGTGATGCTGGTTCTGCTGATCATCTTCATGGTGGCGGCGCCGCTGTCGACGGTCGATCTTCCGGTCAGCCTGCCGACCTCGAGCGCCACGCCGCAGAAGCGGCCGGACAAGCCGACCTATGTCAGCATCAAGTCCGACCTTGCGGTCGCGATCGGCGAGAACCAGGTCAAGCGCGTCGATCTGGTCAAGACGCTGGACTCGATGCCGGACATGACCAAGGACCGCTTCATCTTCCTGCGCGCCGATCGTGCGGTGCCTTACGGTGAGCTGATGGAGGTGCTCGAGATGCTGCGGTCAGGTGGCTACGCCAAGATCAAGCTGGTGGCGCTGGAAGCTGTGCCGGGCGCCAAACCGGACGGCAATTGA
- a CDS encoding SDR family NAD(P)-dependent oxidoreductase, with protein MNTIDLNHRCAVVTGGAQGIGRAIAERFVASGAKVALWDHDLALAERTAKEIGDDVTIAVAVDVTDPAAVDRARDATLQAFGKIDILVNNAGIAGVNKTVWETDYAEWQRVLKLNLDGPFLCCKSVVPSMIAHKYGRIVNIASIAGKEGNPNAAHYSASKAGVIALTKSLGKELASYDIAVNAVTPAAARTAIFDQMTQQHIDFMLSKIPKGRFVLVEEVAALVAWLASQDCAFSTGAVFDISGGRATY; from the coding sequence ATGAACACCATCGATCTCAACCATCGCTGCGCCGTGGTCACCGGCGGAGCGCAGGGGATTGGGCGGGCGATCGCGGAGCGGTTTGTTGCATCGGGGGCCAAGGTGGCGCTGTGGGACCACGACCTCGCGCTAGCCGAGCGGACCGCCAAGGAGATCGGCGACGACGTGACGATCGCCGTCGCGGTCGACGTCACCGATCCGGCCGCGGTCGACCGCGCACGTGACGCGACGCTGCAGGCGTTCGGCAAGATCGACATCCTGGTCAACAATGCCGGGATCGCCGGCGTCAACAAGACGGTGTGGGAGACCGACTACGCCGAGTGGCAGCGGGTGTTGAAGCTGAACCTCGACGGCCCGTTTCTGTGCTGCAAGTCGGTGGTGCCGTCGATGATCGCGCATAAATACGGCCGCATCGTCAACATCGCCTCGATCGCCGGCAAGGAAGGCAACCCGAACGCCGCGCACTACTCGGCCTCGAAGGCCGGCGTGATCGCGCTGACCAAATCGCTCGGCAAAGAGCTGGCGTCCTACGACATCGCCGTCAACGCGGTGACGCCGGCTGCGGCGCGCACCGCGATCTTCGACCAGATGACCCAGCAGCATATCGACTTCATGCTGTCGAAGATCCCGAAGGGCCGCTTCGTGCTGGTGGAAGAAGTCGCCGCCCTGGTGGCGTGGCTGGCGTCGCAAGACTGCGCGTTCTCGACCGGCGCGGTGTTCGACATCTCCGGCGGACGCGCGACGTATTGA